One Desulfonatronovibrio magnus genomic window, GCCCGCATCTGGTTATGATTTCCGAAATTTTTTATAAAAGCCTCAGCCCTGCAGATCAGATGTTGATTACTGAAGCCTTTACTGAAATGAAACTATTTCAGCGCGCTAAGATCCGCAGTAATGAAGAAATGATTCTTGAGGAGATGCGCAAGAAGGGCGTAGAGATTGTCAGGCTCGATCCAGAAGAACGTGCACGCTTCCAAGAGGCTACCCAGGCAGTTATTGCTGAGTTTGAAGAACGTGTAGGCAAGGATCTTATCGAACAAGCTCGAGAAACAGTCAGGGAGTATGAATCTCAGTAAAAGTATCAGGAAAGTAAGTGCGGGCAGCCTTCTGCCCGCACAAAAAATCATTCATGAGGACCACATAAATGCGTAAATTTTTTAATTTTTTTAATCGTATTGAAGAGATTCTATCTTCCCTGTTTCTTGGCGGAATGATTTTGATAATAGCAATACAGGTTTTCAATCGATATGTACTGCAAAGCTCTTTGTCCTGGTCAGAAGAATTGGGGCGGTATCTTTTCATATGGGCGGTATTTATTGGTTGTAGCTATGCGTCCTTAGAAGACAGGCACCTGGCTGTCACGGTATTAAGAAATTACGTAAGGCCTCGAATAAAAATCTTAATTATTGGACTATCATGTTTATTGACTATCTTTTTTTGTATTTTTTGCGCTTATTATGGTATTAAAATGTTGTCTTTGCTAAATGCTACTGGCCAGCAAGCTCAGACCATGGATATTAAAATTTACTATGCTTACCTGTCTATCCCTGTTGGATTCATATTGATGGCTTTACGGAACGTCCAATTGATATGGAAATTATTCAAAGGGACGCATCCTGTTTTTTTAAAAGACACAGACGCTGGAACGATCTAAAAATTGTTAACGGAGTAATTTAGATGGATATATCTATAGTGTACGTCATGGTCTCGCTCTTTATTTTCCTGCTCCTTAGCTTACCTATCGGGGTAGCCATCGGCTTGAGTGTGCTCATAGGTATATGGACAGGCAATATATCATACGCGTTTATAATCCAGAAACTTTTTACTTCCTTAGACAATTTTCCAATCCTGGCAGTGCCTTTTTTTATTATGGCTGGGGAAATTATGATGAAGGGCGGTATGGCCCAGAGACTATTGGACCTCTCTCGTTGTCTAGTTGGACACATAACTGGAGGACTGGCACAGGTTACAGTACTTACAAGCATGTTTTTCGGCGCTTTGAGTGGATCCGCTCCTGCTACTACTGCCGCTGTTGGCGGCATCATGATTCCTTCCATGAAAAAAGAAGGGTATGATCTGCCTTTTGCTACTTCAGTAAGTACCGCTGCTGGATGTGTAGGTGTAATGATTCCTCCCAGTGTGCCCTTAATTATATATGGTACAACTGCAGGAGTTTCAGTTGGATCTCTCTTTATTGCGGGCATTATCCCCGGCATCTTTGTTGGCTTAGTCTTAATGCTGACATCCTATATATTGGCCAAGCGTAAAGGATATACAGGGGCAGGGCAATGTTTTGACATTAAAAAGCTACCCCAGGCACTTTTAAAATCTATCCATGCACTCCTGGTTCCAGTTATCATCCTTGGTGGTATTTATGGTGGAATTTTCACTCCCACTGAGGCCGGTGCTGTTGCCGTGGTCTACGCGCTTTTTATGGAGGGTCTGATTGTACGCTCATTAAGTTTAAAAATATGTTGGGATATTCTACGTAAAACTGCGTTAACTACTGCTTCAATTTTTTTGGTTGTTGCCACAGCAACCGCATTGGGTCAGATTTTTCTGTTCCATAATGTGCCTGACTTGATGGTAGAATTCTTAATTGGAATTTCTGAAAATAAGTATGTAGTGATACTCATTATTATCGTATTTCTGTTAGTTATGGGAACTTTTATGGATGCTTTGGCCAATATCCTTATCTTGACTCCTTTGTTGCTGCCGGTTGTTAAGCATTTTGGGATGGATCCCATCCACTTTGGTATAGTTATGATTGTAACTATTTCCATGGGCTTTATTACACCTCCGGTAGGCGTAAACCTTTTCGTGGGCTGTGGTATCAGTAAAATTTCCATAGAGCGATTAAGTTTTGCAATGCTGCCCTTTCTAATTGCTATGCTCATAGCACTTTTATTTTTGATATTTATTCCTTATTTGAGCTTGGCTCTGCTATAGATGAGATGAGATAAAAGGTCATGTCCACTCTGCTGAGCAATGAGATATTAATGTATGGTTTAAAAGGTTTTGCTAAGCGCCTGCGCTCTGGTGAAACTACCGCTTTGCACGTAACTGAGTCATGCTTGACCCGTATCGAAGCCCTGAATCCCAAGCTCGACGCATTTGTCCATATTGCATCTGAGCAGGCCTTAGAGACAGCTCGAGCAATAGATTCGCTACTTGCTGCAGGCGTTGACCTTGGCCCCCTCATGGGTGTGCCTGTCGCTGTAAAGGACATCATTGCGGTTCAGGGCATGCCCACCCGTGCCGGATCATGCATAGATATCGCTGACCTGATCGGCCAGGAAGGCAGGTTCATAAAGACCCTGAAAAGTAAAGGCTGTATAATTCTCGGAAAAACCCGAACCATTGAATTTGCTGCAGGAGGACAAAATACCACACACCCAACTCCCTGGAACCCTTGCGACCTGGACGTACACCTAACTCCAGGGGGCTCGAGCAGCGGCTCGGCAGTAGCCATGGCCGCAGGGCTTTGCGGTTTGGCCCTGGGCTCGGATACCGGAGGCTCCGTGCGCGCTCCGGCGGCCCTTTGTGGCGTCTTCGGCCTCAAGACTACCTGGGGACTCTGGCCACTGGACGGCATCTTTCCATTATGCCCCAGCATGGATTCCATCGGTCTGCTCTCTGCTACTGCTACCGACGCTGCCTGTTTCTTTTCAGCCTTAGACTCAAGCGAGTCCTTAAAAATCCCAGATATCCGTGGCCTTAGATTTGGCGTGCCAGAAAACCATTTCTTCGATGACTTAGACCCCATGGTGCAGAAAACCGTGGAAAATGCCCTTCAGCAAATCCAGGACAAGGGGGCAATACTAATTCCCATTGATCTGCCAGAAGCCCCTGAGGTTAAGGATATCTTTGCTAAGATGGTCTCCTCTGACCTCCTGGCCAGCATCGGAGAAGAACGCTATCTACGGGAACGTGAAAATATAGATCCTGTGGCTGTCGGAAGGCTGGATATGGCCAGGGAGACTAAGGCTGCAGAGTACATTACGCTGGCCCGACGCTATGAGGAACTGGGGGAACTCGGCACGAAGCGACTCCATGGACTGGATGGGTTTCTTTGTCCAACAACTCCTTTGCTGCCTCAACCGCTCAGCCAATGTCTCACTCCTGAAACTGCCGGTGCTTTTACTGCACGTTCATTACATAATACAAGACCTGGCAATGCTTACAACCTGTGTGCGGCAACACTGCCACTGCAAAGTGGCAGCCTGCCTGTAGGCTTACAGGTGCACTG contains:
- a CDS encoding TRAP transporter small permease — protein: MRKFFNFFNRIEEILSSLFLGGMILIIAIQVFNRYVLQSSLSWSEELGRYLFIWAVFIGCSYASLEDRHLAVTVLRNYVRPRIKILIIGLSCLLTIFFCIFCAYYGIKMLSLLNATGQQAQTMDIKIYYAYLSIPVGFILMALRNVQLIWKLFKGTHPVFLKDTDAGTI
- a CDS encoding TRAP transporter large permease; translated protein: MVSLFIFLLLSLPIGVAIGLSVLIGIWTGNISYAFIIQKLFTSLDNFPILAVPFFIMAGEIMMKGGMAQRLLDLSRCLVGHITGGLAQVTVLTSMFFGALSGSAPATTAAVGGIMIPSMKKEGYDLPFATSVSTAAGCVGVMIPPSVPLIIYGTTAGVSVGSLFIAGIIPGIFVGLVLMLTSYILAKRKGYTGAGQCFDIKKLPQALLKSIHALLVPVIILGGIYGGIFTPTEAGAVAVVYALFMEGLIVRSLSLKICWDILRKTALTTASIFLVVATATALGQIFLFHNVPDLMVEFLIGISENKYVVILIIIVFLLVMGTFMDALANILILTPLLLPVVKHFGMDPIHFGIVMIVTISMGFITPPVGVNLFVGCGISKISIERLSFAMLPFLIAMLIALLFLIFIPYLSLALL
- a CDS encoding amidase codes for the protein MSTLLSNEILMYGLKGFAKRLRSGETTALHVTESCLTRIEALNPKLDAFVHIASEQALETARAIDSLLAAGVDLGPLMGVPVAVKDIIAVQGMPTRAGSCIDIADLIGQEGRFIKTLKSKGCIILGKTRTIEFAAGGQNTTHPTPWNPCDLDVHLTPGGSSSGSAVAMAAGLCGLALGSDTGGSVRAPAALCGVFGLKTTWGLWPLDGIFPLCPSMDSIGLLSATATDAACFFSALDSSESLKIPDIRGLRFGVPENHFFDDLDPMVQKTVENALQQIQDKGAILIPIDLPEAPEVKDIFAKMVSSDLLASIGEERYLRERENIDPVAVGRLDMARETKAAEYITLARRYEELGELGTKRLHGLDGFLCPTTPLLPQPLSQCLTPETAGAFTARSLHNTRPGNAYNLCAATLPLQSGSLPVGLQVHCSPGKERRLLEICMAFEKILDRPQTCSF